One genomic window of Streptomyces sp. NBC_00237 includes the following:
- a CDS encoding MBL fold metallo-hydrolase: MDLVEMLPHLHMLRFPIGQAYLWREETSDGTELTLIDAGHRDAAADIEQAIRSLGADPRDLRRIVLTHCHRDHVGAAEELAGRYGAEVLAHRLDAPVVRGLAPTPEPVLLDWERPLYEHGLTVPEAPATRVDRELEEGDVLDFGGGARVVHAPGHTDGSLAVHLPHHGVLFTGDSIAAVGEVMLGVFNVDREQALATMRRLASLAPSVACFGHGDPLTKDTATLLIAAADKASTGQ; encoded by the coding sequence ATGGACCTCGTAGAAATGCTTCCGCACCTGCACATGCTGCGTTTCCCGATCGGCCAGGCGTACCTGTGGCGCGAAGAGACCTCCGACGGGACCGAGTTGACGCTGATCGACGCGGGCCACCGCGATGCCGCCGCCGACATCGAGCAGGCGATACGGAGCCTGGGCGCGGACCCGCGCGACCTGCGCCGCATCGTGCTCACGCACTGCCACCGCGACCACGTGGGCGCCGCCGAGGAGTTGGCCGGGCGGTACGGCGCCGAGGTGCTGGCACACCGGTTGGACGCCCCGGTGGTGCGCGGTCTCGCCCCGACCCCCGAGCCGGTGCTGCTCGACTGGGAACGGCCCCTGTACGAGCACGGGTTGACCGTTCCGGAGGCTCCGGCCACCCGGGTCGACCGGGAGCTGGAGGAGGGCGACGTACTCGACTTCGGCGGCGGTGCGCGTGTCGTGCACGCCCCCGGGCACACGGACGGTTCCCTCGCGGTCCATCTCCCGCACCACGGCGTGCTGTTCACGGGCGACAGCATCGCGGCGGTGGGCGAGGTGATGCTCGGGGTGTTCAACGTGGACCGCGAGCAGGCGCTGGCCACGATGCGCCGCCTCGCGTCGCTGGCCCCGTCCGTCGCCTGCTTCGGGCACGGCGACCCGCTGACGAAGGACACCGCGACGCTGCTGATCGCGGCGGCGGACAAGGCGTCGACGG
- a CDS encoding geranylgeranyl reductase family protein yields MGHGSDQEQKHIVSSENADAAADAGHEWDEDGGPVWDVVVVGAGPAGASAAHAAASAGRRVLLLEKAELPRYKTCGGGIIGPSRDSLPPGFVLPLQDRIHAVTFSLDGKLTRTRKSRRMLFGLVNRAEFDQRLVESAQQAGAVLRTGVTVARVEQHGSAVPDRRTAAVVLADGETVLARAVVGADGSASRIGAHVGVELDQVDLGLEAEIPVPKTVAEDWAGRVLIDWGPIPGSYGWVFPKGDTLTVGVIAAKGEGSATKQYLTDFIARLGLAGFEPSVSSGHLTRCRAAGSPLSRGRVLVCGDAAGLLEPWTREGISFALRSGRLAGEWAVRIAEAQDAVDARRQALNYAFAIKAGLGVEMGVGKRMLTQFERHPGLLHAAITGLRPAWNAFARITRGQTTLAELVRMHPMAQRALNAVHKGDVVRTADEGRKPDEERKPDES; encoded by the coding sequence ATGGGCCACGGGTCGGATCAGGAGCAGAAGCACATCGTGAGCAGCGAGAACGCAGACGCCGCAGCAGACGCCGGACACGAGTGGGACGAGGACGGCGGGCCCGTGTGGGACGTCGTGGTGGTCGGGGCAGGACCGGCCGGGGCTTCCGCTGCGCACGCGGCGGCAAGCGCGGGGCGTCGTGTCCTGCTGCTGGAGAAGGCCGAACTGCCCCGTTACAAGACGTGCGGGGGAGGCATCATCGGCCCGTCCCGGGACAGCCTGCCGCCCGGGTTCGTCCTGCCGCTCCAGGACCGCATCCACGCGGTGACCTTCTCCCTGGACGGAAAGCTGACGCGCACCAGGAAGTCCAGGCGGATGCTGTTCGGCCTGGTCAACCGGGCCGAGTTCGACCAGCGGCTGGTCGAGTCCGCGCAGCAGGCGGGCGCGGTGCTGCGTACCGGTGTGACGGTCGCCCGGGTCGAGCAGCACGGGTCGGCGGTGCCGGACCGGCGCACGGCGGCCGTGGTGCTGGCCGACGGGGAGACCGTCCTCGCGCGGGCGGTCGTCGGCGCGGACGGCAGCGCCAGCCGGATAGGGGCACACGTCGGGGTCGAGCTCGACCAGGTCGACCTCGGCCTGGAGGCCGAGATCCCGGTGCCGAAGACGGTCGCCGAGGACTGGGCGGGGCGGGTGCTCATCGACTGGGGCCCCATTCCCGGGAGTTACGGGTGGGTCTTCCCGAAGGGGGACACGCTGACGGTCGGCGTGATCGCCGCGAAGGGTGAAGGGTCCGCCACCAAGCAGTACTTGACGGACTTCATCGCCCGGCTGGGGCTCGCCGGATTCGAACCGTCGGTTTCCTCCGGGCACTTGACGCGCTGCCGGGCGGCCGGGTCGCCGCTGTCGCGCGGCCGGGTGCTGGTGTGCGGGGACGCGGCGGGTCTTCTTGAGCCGTGGACCCGGGAGGGGATTTCGTTCGCCCTGCGGTCGGGGCGGCTGGCGGGGGAGTGGGCGGTGCGGATCGCCGAGGCGCAGGATGCCGTCGACGCCCGACGGCAGGCCCTGAACTACGCCTTCGCGATCAAGGCGGGGCTGGGTGTGGAGATGGGCGTCGGCAAGCGGATGCTGACCCAGTTCGAACGCCACCCGGGACTGCTGCACGCCGCGATCACCGGGCTGCGGCCCGCGTGGAACGCGTTCGCCCGCATCACGCGTGGGCAGACGACGCTGGCCGAACTGGTGCGCATGCACCCGATGGCGCAGCGGGCGCTGAACGCGGTGCACAAGGGGGACGTAGTGCGCACGGCGGATGAGGGGCGCAAGCCCGATGAGGAGCGCAAGCCGGACGAGAGCTGA
- a CDS encoding nitroreductase family deazaflavin-dependent oxidoreductase produces the protein MTSNNTSSGSGSTHYVRPSRVGNLLNGTVGWLARHGVSLLGSAELSVLGRKSGEWRRVPVNPLPYENGPYLVSARGHSEWVRNMRAAGGGKLQVGRRTQEFTAVELPDAEKPVILRKYLKKWGWEVGRFFGDVTVDSTDEELLAAAHKHPVFRITLNGNRTGTTTGTGTGTGTQTK, from the coding sequence ATGACCAGCAACAACACCAGCAGCGGCAGCGGCAGCACCCACTACGTCAGGCCCAGCCGCGTCGGCAACCTCCTCAACGGCACCGTCGGCTGGCTCGCCCGCCACGGCGTCAGCCTCCTGGGTTCGGCCGAGCTCTCCGTGCTCGGCCGCAAGAGCGGCGAGTGGCGCCGGGTGCCGGTCAACCCACTCCCGTACGAGAACGGCCCCTACCTGGTCTCGGCACGCGGGCACTCGGAGTGGGTTCGCAACATGCGCGCGGCCGGTGGCGGGAAGCTCCAAGTGGGCCGCCGGACACAGGAGTTCACGGCCGTCGAGCTGCCGGACGCCGAGAAGCCGGTGATCCTGCGGAAGTACCTCAAGAAGTGGGGCTGGGAGGTCGGCCGGTTCTTCGGGGACGTCACCGTCGACTCCACCGACGAGGAACTGCTCGCCGCCGCCCACAAGCACCCGGTCTTCCGCATCACGCTCAACGGCAACCGCACGGGCACCACCACGGGCACAGGCACGGGCACGGGCACGCAAACGAAGTGA
- a CDS encoding dipeptidase produces MTATHPIAAPVAASVAALMPRAKSELAELVAFQSVADPAQFPQSECEAAANWCADALRTEGFQDVALLDTPDGTQSVYGFLPGPEGAPTVLLYAHYDVQPPLGEDKWASPPFELTERNGRWYGRGAADCKGGFVMHLLALRALKENGGVPVSVKVIAEGSEEQGTGGLERYAEAHPDLLAADTVVIGDTGNFRVGLPTVTATLRGMTMLRVTLDTLEGNLHSGQFGGAAPDALAAMIHLLASLRDADGSTTVDGLTADGTWSGLQYPQDEFRADAKVREGVELIGTGTVADRIWARPAVTVIGIDCPPVVGATPSLQASARAQISLRVPPGQDAAEATRLLTAHLKAHTPWGAKVAVEQVGQGQPFQADTSSPAYTSMADAMRFAYPGEEMQISGMGGSIPLCNTLASLYPEAEILLIGLSEPEAQIHAVNESVSPEELERLSIAEALFLTHYAESKKV; encoded by the coding sequence ATGACCGCCACCCACCCGATCGCTGCGCCCGTCGCCGCGTCCGTCGCCGCGCTGATGCCCCGCGCCAAGTCGGAGCTCGCCGAGCTGGTGGCCTTCCAGTCGGTGGCGGACCCCGCACAGTTCCCCCAGAGCGAGTGCGAGGCCGCCGCGAACTGGTGCGCCGACGCGCTGCGCACCGAGGGCTTCCAGGACGTCGCCCTGCTCGACACCCCCGACGGCACGCAGTCGGTGTACGGCTTCCTGCCCGGCCCCGAGGGCGCGCCGACCGTACTGCTGTATGCGCACTACGACGTACAGCCGCCGCTCGGCGAGGACAAGTGGGCCTCGCCGCCGTTCGAGCTGACCGAGCGGAACGGCCGCTGGTACGGGCGCGGCGCGGCCGACTGCAAGGGCGGGTTCGTCATGCACCTGCTCGCGCTGCGCGCCCTGAAGGAGAACGGTGGCGTCCCGGTCTCCGTGAAGGTCATCGCCGAGGGCTCGGAGGAGCAGGGCACCGGCGGTCTGGAGCGGTACGCGGAGGCGCACCCGGACCTGCTGGCCGCCGACACCGTCGTGATCGGCGACACCGGCAACTTCCGCGTGGGCCTGCCCACCGTGACGGCGACGCTGCGCGGCATGACGATGCTGCGGGTGACCCTCGACACCCTCGAAGGCAACCTGCACTCCGGCCAGTTCGGCGGCGCGGCGCCCGACGCGCTCGCCGCGATGATCCACCTGCTCGCCTCGCTGCGCGACGCGGACGGCTCCACCACCGTCGACGGCCTCACGGCGGACGGCACCTGGTCGGGCCTGCAGTACCCGCAGGACGAGTTCCGTGCCGACGCGAAGGTCCGCGAGGGCGTCGAGCTGATCGGCACCGGCACGGTCGCCGACCGCATCTGGGCACGCCCCGCCGTCACCGTCATCGGCATCGACTGCCCGCCGGTCGTCGGCGCCACCCCCTCCCTCCAGGCCAGCGCGCGGGCACAGATCAGCCTGCGGGTGCCGCCGGGCCAGGACGCCGCCGAGGCGACGCGGCTGCTCACCGCGCACCTGAAGGCGCACACCCCGTGGGGTGCGAAGGTCGCGGTCGAGCAGGTCGGCCAGGGCCAGCCGTTCCAGGCGGACACCTCCAGCCCGGCGTACACGTCGATGGCGGACGCGATGCGCTTCGCGTACCCCGGCGAGGAGATGCAGATCTCCGGCATGGGCGGCTCCATCCCGCTGTGCAACACCCTCGCCTCGCTCTACCCGGAGGCGGAGATCCTGCTCATCGGCCTGAGCGAGCCGGAGGCGCAGATCCACGCGGTGAACGAGAGCGTCTCCCCCGAGGAACTGGAGCGCCTCTCGATCGCGGAGGCCCTCTTCCTCACCCACTACGCCGAGTCCAAGAAGGTCTGA